From the genome of Miscanthus floridulus cultivar M001 chromosome 10, ASM1932011v1, whole genome shotgun sequence, one region includes:
- the LOC136485147 gene encoding uncharacterized protein, which translates to MRQWKSLVPALHLHGPAASCFPHPPSSPSPCPSPPRAEETDLLPPQAAAPAPAVVRLVGCDGRVRAYAPPVTARELMQEHPRHLVCRADALLIGEKIPAVAPGEELQPGEAYFLLPAHLFRSVLSFVSLASSLLLLLSSSATAAAGTGGAGAGKKPGAGRPFELHRTASGTLQIKFSDDFLLAGGDGKGVEDDDSEADAAAQKEQQQPAVLLRGDDRLAKDYEELVGYGKSRRWAPKLETIEEVIAPAAPAASDPAGAASPKAQRGRRSRALPFLGRLGSRRRRDRDACSAVVACPG; encoded by the coding sequence ATGAGGCAGTGGAAGTCCCTGGTCCCGGCGCTGCACCTGCACGGCCCCGCGGCGTCCTGCTTCCCGcacccgccgtcgtcgccgtcgccgtgccCGTCGCCACCCCGGGCGGAGGAGACGGACCTCCTGCCGCCGCAGGCCGCGGCGCCGGCTCCGGCGGTGGTGCGGCTGGTGGGTTGCGACGGGCGCGTGCGCGCGTACGCGCCGCCCGTGACGGCGCGGGAGCTGATGCAGGAGCACCCGCGGCACCTGGTTTGCCGCGCCGACGCGCTGCTGATCGGGGAGAAGATCCCCGCCGTGGCGCCCGGCGAGGAGCTGCAGCCCGGGGAGGCCTACTTCCTGCTCCCCGCGCACCTGTTCCGCTCCGTCCTCTCCTTCGTCTCCCTCGCctcgtcgctgctgctgctgctgtcgtcgTCCGCCACCGCGGCCGCCGGTACCGGCGGTGCCGGTGCTGGGAAGAAGCCCGGCGCGGGGCGGCCGTTCGAGCTCCACCGCACGGCGTCCGGCACGCTGCAGATCAAGTTCTCCGACGACTTCCTCCTCGCCGGCGGCGACGGCAAGGGCGTTGAGGACGACGACAGCGAGGCCGACGCGGCCGCGcagaaggagcagcagcagcccgccGTGCTGCTGCGCGGGGACGATCGCCTCGCCAAGGACTACGAGGAGCTGGTCGGGTACGGCAAGTCCCGCCGCTGGGCGCCCAAGCTGGAGACCATCGAGGAGGTGATAGCGCCCGCCGCCCCCGCGGCCTCCGACCCCGCCGGCGCCGCGTCTCCGAAGGCCCAGCGCGGCAGGAGGAGCCGCGCGCTGCCATTCCTCGGCCGCcttggcagccgccgccgccgcgaccgcGACGCCTGCAGCGCCGTCGTCGCCTGCCCCGGCTAG